The Symphalangus syndactylus isolate Jambi chromosome 16, NHGRI_mSymSyn1-v2.1_pri, whole genome shotgun sequence genome has a window encoding:
- the LOC129464392 gene encoding small ribosomal subunit protein eS21-like encodes MQNDAGEFMDLYVPRKCSPSNRIIGAKDQASIQMNEAEVDKVTGRFNGQFKTYAICGAIRRMGESDDSILRLAKADSIISKNF; translated from the coding sequence ATGCAGAATGACGCCGGCGAGTTCATGGACCTGTACGTGCCGCGGAAATGCTCCCCTAGCAACCGCATCATCGGTGCCAAGGACCAAGCATCCATCCAGATGAACGAGGCCGAGGTTGACAAGGTCACAGGCAGGTTTAATGGCCAGTTTAAAACTTATGCTATCTGCGGGGCCATTCGTAGGATGGGTGAGTCAGATGATTCCATTCTCCGACTGGCCAAGGCCGACAGCATCATCTCAAAGAACTTTTGA